In the genome of Chryseobacterium oryzae, one region contains:
- a CDS encoding homocysteine S-methyltransferase family protein — translation MKNSEQLYKALSDRILVLDGAMGTMLQRYKFEEEDYRGERFKDWEHPVKGNNDLLSLTQPHAIKEVHKKYLEAGADIIETNTFSGTTIAMADYHMQDLVYELNYESAKIARKVCDEFTAQNPDKPRFVAGSIGPTNRTASLSPDVNDPGFRAITFEELRVAYKQQCEALLDGGSDILLVETIFDTLNAKAALFAIDEIQEERGISIPIMVSGTITDASGRTLSGQTAEAFLISVSHLNLLSVGFNCALGANQLTPYLETLSHNSEFHISAYPNAGLPNAFGQYDESPEFMAEQIREYAEKGLINIIGGCCGTTPDHIKAIADLVQTYQPRKLNVTI, via the coding sequence GAGCAATGGGAACTATGTTGCAGCGGTACAAATTTGAAGAAGAAGATTATCGTGGCGAACGTTTCAAGGATTGGGAACATCCGGTAAAAGGAAATAACGATTTACTTTCATTAACGCAGCCTCATGCAATAAAGGAAGTTCATAAAAAATACTTGGAAGCTGGGGCAGATATTATAGAAACCAATACGTTTTCGGGAACTACGATTGCGATGGCAGATTATCACATGCAGGATTTGGTGTATGAATTGAACTATGAATCTGCAAAAATTGCCAGAAAAGTTTGTGATGAATTCACAGCTCAAAATCCTGATAAACCGCGATTTGTTGCCGGTTCTATCGGGCCTACCAACAGAACAGCGAGTTTAAGTCCTGATGTTAATGATCCGGGTTTTCGGGCGATTACTTTTGAAGAATTGCGTGTAGCTTACAAACAGCAATGTGAAGCTTTATTAGACGGAGGTTCAGATATTTTGCTGGTGGAAACCATCTTTGATACCTTAAATGCCAAAGCGGCATTATTTGCTATTGATGAAATTCAGGAAGAAAGAGGGATTTCAATTCCTATTATGGTTTCAGGAACAATTACCGATGCTTCAGGAAGAACATTAAGCGGACAAACCGCAGAAGCATTCTTGATTTCTGTTTCACACCTAAATTTATTAAGTGTGGGTTTTAATTGTGCACTCGGAGCCAATCAGTTAACTCCCTATTTAGAAACATTGTCACATAATTCAGAGTTCCATATTTCAGCTTACCCGAATGCGGGTCTTCCCAATGCTTTCGGGCAGTATGATGAATCTCCGGAATTTATGGCTGAACAGATCAGAGAATATGCCGAGAAAGGTTTAATTAATATTATTGGTGGATGTTGTGGTACAACACCAGACCATATTAAAGCAATTGCAGATTTGGTACAAACCTACCAGCCAAGAAAACTTAACGTAACAATATAA
- the metH gene encoding methionine synthase has product MKYLKLSGLEPLIITPESNFINVGERTNVAGSKKFLRLIKEEKFSEALDIARDQVDGGAQILDVNFDDGLIDGKASMVKFLNLIGSEPDISKIPIMIDSSKWEILETGLQVVQGKCVVNSISLKEGKEEFVKHAKAIKRYGAAVIVMAFDEVGQADNYERRIEITKRSYDILVNEVKFPAEDIIFDLNIFPVATGMEEHRKNAIDFIEATRWVRQNLPYASVSGGVSNVSFSFRGNDTVREAMHSVFLYHAIQAGMNIGIVNPAMLEVYDEINKELLELVEDVILDRRDDATERLLDYSERNKSVKKEKTEELEWRTHSLQDRITHSLVKGIDRFIEEDVEEARLQSERPLHVIEVNLMVGMGVVGDLFGSGKMFLPQVVKSARVMKKAVAYLQPFIEAEKDHTQKANGKILMATVKGDVHDIGKNIVSVVLGCNNYEIVDLGVMVPAEKIIQAAVEHQVDVIGLSGLITPSLDEMVYIASELERQNLDFPLLIGGATTSKAHTAVKIDLKYKNAVVHVNDASRAVNVVSSLLGDRNKEYVEDLKTDYSDFREKFLNRQVEKNYASLEDARKNKFKIDWEKEEIFTPNNLGIQVFENQDLRELLPFIDWSPFFRSWDLHGKYPDILEDEVVGTQATELFKDAQVILKRILDEKLLTAKAVFGIFKANSNETDDILIFDENGVRQSKFITLRQQAQRSQGKDYLALSDFIAPQNSEKTDYVGAFCVTTGFGTDELAEEYEKANDDYNAIMVKALADRFAEAYAEFLHKKVRTEYWGYANQENLSNEELIAEKYKGTRPAPGYPACPDHLEKHAIWDLLKVEEKIGVYLTESLAMFPTASVSGYYFGSPHAKYFGLGKIDEDQLKEYSERKGISLQEARKWLNPNLADGI; this is encoded by the coding sequence ATGAAATACTTAAAATTATCAGGGCTTGAGCCCCTTATTATAACTCCGGAGTCTAATTTTATTAATGTTGGAGAGAGAACCAATGTGGCGGGTTCCAAAAAATTTCTTCGATTAATTAAAGAAGAAAAATTTTCAGAAGCTTTAGATATCGCCAGAGATCAGGTAGATGGAGGAGCTCAGATTTTGGATGTCAATTTTGATGACGGTCTTATTGATGGTAAAGCTTCCATGGTCAAATTCCTTAATCTTATTGGGTCAGAGCCGGATATCTCTAAAATTCCGATTATGATTGATTCTTCCAAATGGGAAATTTTGGAAACCGGTCTTCAGGTGGTACAGGGTAAATGCGTGGTAAATTCCATCAGTTTAAAAGAAGGAAAAGAAGAGTTCGTAAAACACGCCAAAGCTATTAAGAGATACGGTGCGGCGGTTATTGTGATGGCTTTTGATGAGGTTGGGCAGGCTGATAATTACGAAAGAAGAATTGAAATTACCAAAAGATCGTACGATATATTGGTTAATGAGGTTAAATTTCCTGCAGAAGATATAATTTTCGATTTAAATATATTTCCGGTAGCTACGGGAATGGAAGAACATCGCAAAAATGCCATCGATTTTATTGAGGCAACGCGCTGGGTTCGTCAGAATCTTCCGTATGCGTCTGTGAGCGGAGGAGTTTCTAATGTTTCGTTTTCATTTCGTGGGAATGATACCGTGAGAGAAGCCATGCACTCGGTTTTCCTGTATCACGCTATTCAGGCTGGGATGAATATCGGAATCGTAAATCCTGCAATGCTCGAGGTTTATGATGAAATAAATAAAGAGCTTCTGGAATTAGTTGAAGATGTGATTCTTGACAGAAGAGATGATGCCACCGAAAGGCTTTTAGATTATTCTGAACGTAATAAATCGGTTAAAAAGGAAAAAACAGAAGAACTTGAATGGCGTACCCACTCTTTACAGGACAGAATTACCCATTCTTTAGTGAAAGGAATAGATCGTTTTATAGAAGAAGATGTAGAAGAAGCAAGGCTTCAGTCTGAAAGACCACTGCATGTGATTGAAGTTAATCTGATGGTGGGAATGGGTGTTGTGGGCGACCTTTTCGGAAGCGGGAAAATGTTCCTTCCACAGGTTGTAAAATCTGCCCGTGTTATGAAAAAGGCGGTAGCATATCTTCAGCCGTTCATAGAGGCAGAAAAAGATCATACCCAGAAAGCCAATGGTAAAATTCTGATGGCTACGGTAAAAGGCGATGTTCACGATATTGGTAAAAATATCGTAAGTGTAGTTTTGGGCTGTAATAATTACGAAATTGTTGATTTGGGGGTGATGGTTCCTGCCGAAAAAATCATTCAGGCGGCTGTTGAGCATCAGGTGGATGTGATTGGTTTGAGCGGATTGATTACGCCAAGTTTGGACGAAATGGTGTATATCGCTTCAGAATTAGAGAGACAAAATTTAGATTTTCCTTTATTGATAGGCGGTGCAACTACTTCAAAAGCCCATACCGCTGTGAAAATAGATTTAAAATATAAAAATGCCGTTGTGCATGTTAATGACGCTTCCAGAGCGGTAAATGTAGTGAGTTCATTATTGGGTGACAGAAACAAAGAATATGTTGAAGATTTAAAAACCGATTATTCAGATTTTAGAGAAAAATTTCTGAACAGGCAGGTGGAAAAAAATTATGCTTCTCTTGAAGATGCCCGAAAGAATAAGTTTAAAATAGATTGGGAAAAAGAAGAAATTTTTACACCGAACAATTTAGGTATTCAGGTTTTTGAAAATCAGGATTTGAGAGAATTATTACCTTTTATCGATTGGTCGCCGTTTTTCAGAAGCTGGGATCTCCATGGGAAATATCCGGATATTTTAGAAGATGAGGTAGTAGGAACTCAGGCAACAGAATTATTTAAAGATGCACAGGTTATTTTAAAAAGAATTTTAGATGAAAAACTATTGACGGCAAAAGCAGTTTTCGGAATCTTTAAAGCAAATTCCAATGAAACGGATGATATTTTGATCTTCGATGAAAATGGTGTTCGGCAGTCAAAATTCATTACTTTAAGACAACAGGCACAGCGTTCTCAGGGAAAAGATTATCTGGCTTTAAGCGATTTTATTGCTCCTCAAAATTCAGAAAAAACCGATTATGTGGGAGCTTTCTGTGTAACAACAGGTTTCGGAACCGATGAACTGGCTGAAGAATATGAAAAAGCGAACGATGATTATAATGCGATTATGGTAAAAGCTTTGGCAGACCGTTTTGCAGAAGCTTATGCCGAATTTTTGCATAAAAAAGTCCGTACAGAATATTGGGGCTACGCCAATCAGGAAAATTTAAGCAACGAAGAATTAATTGCCGAAAAATATAAAGGAACCCGCCCTGCTCCTGGATATCCTGCATGTCCGGATCATTTGGAAAAGCATGCAATTTGGGACTTGCTAAAAGTAGAAGAAAAAATTGGAGTTTATTTAACCGAAAGCTTAGCGATGTTCCCAACGGCATCGGTTTCGGGGTATTATTTCGGAAGCCCACACGCCAAATATTTTGGTTTGGGTAAAATTGACGAAGACCAGTTGAAAGAATATTCCGAAAGAAAAGGTATTTCTTTACAGGAAGCAAGAAAATGGCTGAATCCTAATTTGGCAGATGGAATTTAA